In one Leptospiraceae bacterium genomic region, the following are encoded:
- a CDS encoding AAA family ATPase: MIKFPYGIMDFSDIITEGYFYQDRTAFIEKCENTAKTLFCVRPRRMGKTLWLDTLASYYDILKKDRFEDLFGNLHVGKHPTSRRNSYLILRLDFSKIQPGKTVEEIESSFNDYIYRTIKKFSEDYRDFIESDKLDLYKDSCTGSLDSLCNYVESSGHKLYVLIDEYDNFTNELISTNRSKDYSDLVTGDGFLKSFFKVLKAGNIGAIDRTFVTGVTPITLTDLSSAYNIATHITFKEEFNSLLGFTKEEVEAMLEMVLEEIGLITKKKEILSLMKYYYDGYTFSRRAKEHIYNPTLTMYFLNNLLEEKDIPQQLLDRNLDMDINKLEHITKLSSVHDKVFALLENEEKVSISHIVEEFKLKELLTMDEQADNFLWSYLFYHGILTFGGVDAFNILLKIPNIVSRRFYYDRIRAACFPSKLDANQIHKSFFIDLNLSELQFFLEKTVLPYLSNRDYIQANELSMKIMFLSLMMREDLYIIDSEKEILRGYCDLFYLGRGDTRKKYGLKDILIEFKFIKLSELEVTQKEIKDLSYEELENLPLIQAKLKEAKEQLSIYKERLEKRFLNHNPFFKDMSDFKIHPLSIVFIGFDRVVVK, translated from the coding sequence ATGATAAAGTTTCCCTACGGTATCATGGATTTTTCTGACATAATCACAGAAGGTTATTTCTATCAGGATAGGACGGCCTTTATAGAGAAATGCGAAAATACAGCCAAGACTCTCTTCTGTGTTCGGCCAAGGCGCATGGGAAAGACTCTCTGGCTCGATACCCTGGCCAGTTATTACGATATTCTCAAAAAAGACCGTTTTGAGGACTTGTTCGGAAATCTTCACGTAGGGAAACATCCAACATCAAGGCGAAACTCTTATCTTATCCTGAGGCTCGATTTTTCGAAGATCCAACCGGGCAAAACAGTAGAAGAAATCGAGAGTAGTTTTAATGATTATATTTACAGAACAATTAAGAAGTTTTCAGAAGATTACAGAGATTTTATTGAATCAGATAAATTAGATCTATATAAAGATAGCTGTACAGGTTCTCTCGATAGTTTATGTAATTACGTCGAATCATCCGGCCACAAGTTATATGTTCTAATAGATGAGTATGATAATTTTACCAACGAACTCATCAGCACCAACAGGTCGAAAGACTATTCGGACTTAGTTACAGGGGATGGCTTTCTAAAATCCTTCTTCAAAGTTCTGAAAGCCGGTAACATAGGTGCCATTGATAGAACCTTTGTGACAGGAGTCACGCCCATCACTCTAACCGATCTTTCGAGTGCCTATAATATCGCTACCCACATCACTTTTAAAGAAGAGTTTAATTCCTTATTGGGTTTTACGAAAGAGGAAGTAGAAGCCATGCTCGAAATGGTCTTAGAAGAAATTGGCCTGATAACCAAGAAAAAAGAAATCTTATCTCTTATGAAATATTATTATGACGGTTATACTTTTAGCAGAAGAGCTAAAGAGCATATTTACAATCCCACCCTGACCATGTATTTTCTGAATAATTTATTGGAGGAAAAAGATATACCACAACAACTTCTGGACAGGAACCTTGATATGGACATCAATAAGTTGGAGCACATTACAAAGCTAAGTTCTGTTCACGACAAAGTATTTGCTCTTTTAGAAAACGAGGAAAAGGTAAGCATTTCACATATAGTAGAAGAATTTAAACTGAAAGAACTCCTTACTATGGATGAACAGGCTGATAACTTTCTCTGGTCGTATTTGTTTTATCATGGCATCTTAACTTTTGGTGGAGTAGATGCTTTTAATATTCTTCTGAAAATTCCCAATATTGTTTCTCGCCGTTTTTATTATGATAGAATTCGTGCCGCCTGTTTTCCTTCAAAGCTGGATGCCAACCAGATTCACAAATCTTTCTTCATAGATCTAAACCTTTCTGAATTACAATTCTTTTTAGAAAAAACGGTATTGCCTTATTTATCCAACCGTGACTATATCCAGGCCAATGAACTTTCTATGAAAATAATGTTTCTCTCTCTCATGATGCGGGAAGACCTGTATATTATAGACAGCGAAAAGGAGATCTTACGTGGTTATTGTGACCTTTTCTACCTCGGTCGCGGAGACACTCGGAAGAAATATGGTTTGAAAGATATATTAATCGAGTTCAAATTTATTAAACTCTCAGAATTGGAAGTCACACAGAAAGAAATAAAAGATCTTTCTTATGAAGAACTGGAAAACCTTCCTCTAATTCAGGCAAAACTGAAAGAAGCCAAAGAACAACTATCCATCTACAAAGAACGTTTGGAGAAGAGATTTCTTAACCATAATCCCTTTTTCAAAGATATGAGTGATTTTAAAATTCACCCCTTAAGTATTGTGTTTATTGGTTTTGACAGGGTAGTGGTGAAATAA
- a CDS encoding AAA family ATPase, with translation MIKFPYGIMDFDKIITGGYFYQDRTAFIEKCENSNSTLFCVRPRRMGKTLWLDTLASYYDILKKNRFEDLFGNLHVGKHPTSRRNSYLILRLDFSKIQPGKTVEEIESSFNDYITNIIREFLITYKDFLIDYSIDFSSKKANHSLDQLLSSVKLSGHKLYVLIDEYDNFTNELISTNRSKDYSDLVTGDGFLKSFFKVLKAGNIGAIDRTFVTGVTPITLTDLSSAYNIATHITFKEEFNSLMGFTEEEVEAMLERVLEEIDLMPKKEEILSQMRYYYDGYIFHEESEEHIYNPTLTLFYLQALLKERKIPKKFFDKNLDMDINKLEHITKLSSVHNKVFALLENEEKVSISHIVEEFKLKELLTMDEQADNFLWSYLFYHGILTFAGVDAFNIILKIPNIVSRRFYYDRIRAACFPPKLDANQIHKSFFIDLNLSELQTFLEKTVLPYLSNRDYIQANELSMKIMFLSLMMREELYIIDSEKEILRGYCDLFYLGRGDTRKKYGLKDILIEFKFIKLSELELTQKEIKELSYEELENLPLIQAKLKEANEQLSIYKERLEKRFLNHNPFFKDMSDFEIHPLSIVFIGFDRVVVK, from the coding sequence ATGATAAAGTTTCCCTACGGTATCATGGACTTTGATAAAATTATCACAGGTGGCTATTTCTATCAGGATAGGACGGCCTTTATAGAGAAATGCGAAAACTCGAACAGCACCCTTTTCTGTGTTCGACCAAGGCGTATGGGAAAAACTCTCTGGCTCGATACCCTGGCCAGTTATTACGATATTCTAAAGAAAAACCGTTTTGAGGACTTGTTCGGAAATCTTCACGTAGGGAAACATCCAACATCAAGGCGAAACTCTTATCTTATCCTGAGGCTCGATTTTTCGAAGATTCAACCGGGCAAAACAGTAGAAGAGATTGAGAGTAGTTTTAATGATTATATAACAAATATTATTCGTGAGTTTTTGATAACTTATAAAGATTTCCTGATTGATTATTCAATTGATTTCAGTTCCAAAAAAGCAAATCATTCCCTGGATCAACTTTTAAGTTCTGTAAAACTATCCGGTCACAAGTTATATGTTCTAATAGATGAGTATGATAATTTTACCAACGAACTCATCAGCACCAATAGGTCGAAAGACTATTCGGATCTGGTTACAGGGGATGGCTTTCTGAAATCCTTCTTCAAAGTTCTGAAAGCCGGAAACATAGGTGCTATTGATAGAACCTTTGTGACAGGAGTTACACCCATCACTCTAACTGATCTTTCCAGTGCCTATAATATTGCTACCCACATCACTTTTAAAGAAGAGTTTAATTCCTTGATGGGTTTTACGGAAGAGGAAGTAGAAGCCATGCTCGAAAGGGTCTTAGAAGAAATTGATCTGATGCCTAAAAAAGAAGAAATTCTTTCTCAGATGAGATACTATTATGATGGCTATATTTTTCATGAGGAAAGCGAAGAGCATATTTATAACCCGACCCTGACCTTGTTTTATCTTCAGGCCCTATTAAAAGAACGTAAAATTCCTAAAAAGTTTTTTGATAAGAACCTCGATATGGACATCAATAAGTTGGAGCACATTACAAAGCTAAGCTCCGTGCATAACAAGGTATTTGCTCTTTTAGAAAATGAAGAAAAGGTAAGCATTTCACATATAGTCGAAGAATTTAAACTGAAAGAACTCCTTACTATGGACGAACAGGCGGATAACTTTCTCTGGTCGTATTTGTTTTATCATGGCATCTTAACCTTTGCTGGAGTAGATGCTTTTAATATTATTCTGAAAATTCCTAATATTGTTTCTCGTCGTTTTTATTATGATAGAATTCGTGCAGCCTGTTTTCCTCCGAAGCTGGATGCCAATCAGATTCACAAATCTTTCTTCATAGATCTAAACCTGTCTGAATTACAAACCTTTTTAGAGAAAACGGTATTACCTTACCTATCCAACCGTGACTATATCCAGGCCAATGAACTTTCTATGAAAATAATGTTTCTCTCCCTGATGATGCGGGAAGAGCTGTATATCATAGACAGCGAAAAGGAAATCTTACGTGGCTATTGCGACCTTTTCTACCTCGGTCGCGGAGATACTCGAAAGAAATATGGTTTAAAAGATATATTAATCGAGTTCAAGTTTATTAAACTCTCAGAATTGGAACTTACACAGAAAGAAATAAAAGAACTTTCTTATGAAGAGCTGGAAAACCTTCCTCTAATTCAGGCAAAACTGAAAGAAGCTAATGAACAACTGTCCATCTACAAAGAACGTTTGGAGAAGAGATTTCTTAACCATAATCCCTTTTTTAAAGATATGAGTGATTTTGAAATACACCCCTTAAGTATTGTGTTCATTGGTTTTGACAGGGTTGTGGTAAAATA